One region of Trichosurus vulpecula isolate mTriVul1 chromosome 1, mTriVul1.pri, whole genome shotgun sequence genomic DNA includes:
- the LOC118841543 gene encoding perilipin-3-like gives MSWHSPVMSASAGSVASSAVSTTASSRPGKGVSSEPISQERMSIPQVPQEISPSSKEIIPDKAQPSKESDSLVNASSGYSSKDDAISLSNVSTRSVSDEEKIWSETQEEKETLEECKMTMDKYFPLLPNEEEDGGCFGDVSSKGTAYFTSLRFLPSHLQPQAYKQALENIRGARNNIRKLMYHLYEAIEWAYQRKQGSVDGQNSHKALFELWIKWSQFENVDECQFLEALTLHMSCRISLRLQSAFMDLMPQVLGLPTSIQDDLQQACCDMEELHTTFSTSGSFQDLNKHHLILSQLKLTKAQGSLEKLLCFLESDIPSGWIAGSFPPF, from the exons TTTCAAGTGAGCCTATCAGCCAAGAGAGAATGAGCATACCACAAGTACCACAGGAG ATATCACCTTCATCTAAAGAGATCATACCTGACAAAGCTCAACCATCAAAAGAAAGTGATTCATTGGTGAATGCCAGTAGTGGTTACTCGAGCAAGGATGATGCCATAAGCCTCAGTAATGTGAGCACAAGGTCTGTGTCTGATGAAGAGAAAATCTGGTCTGAAACccaagaggagaaagaaacacTAGAAGAATGCAAAATGACTATGGACAAATACTTCCCACTCTTGCCAAATGAGG AGGAAGATGGAGGTTGTTTTGGAGACGTGTCTTCAAAAGGCACAGCCTACTTCACATCACTACGTTTTCTGCCAAGCCACCTCCAGCCCCAGGCGTATAAGCAGGCATTGGAAAATATCAGAGGTGCCAGGAACAACATCAGAAAACTCATGTACCATCTCTATGAAGCAATTGAATGG GCTTATCAAAGAAAGCAAGGTTCTGTGGATGGGCAGAATAGCCATAAGGCCCTTTTTGAGCTGTGGATCAAGTGGAGCCAGTTTGAAAATGTCGATG AATGTCAG ttccttGAAGCCCTGACTCTGCACATGTCCTGCAGAATTTCTCTGAGATTACAGTCGGCCTTCATGGACCTCATGCCTCAGGTCCTTGGTCTCCCAACCAGTATACAAGACGATCTCCAACAGGCTTGCTGTGACATGGAGGAGCTTCATACCACCTTTTCCACAAGTGGTAGTTTTCAAGATCTAAACAAGCATCATCTGATACTTAGCCAGTTAAAGCTGACCAAAGCCCAGGGAAGCTTAGAAAAATTGCTCTGTTTCTTAGAAAGTGATATTCCTTCTGGTTGGATTGCAGGATCATTTCCCCCCTTCTGA